Proteins encoded by one window of Nicotiana tabacum cultivar K326 chromosome 10, ASM71507v2, whole genome shotgun sequence:
- the LOC142165259 gene encoding protein FAR1-RELATED SEQUENCE 5-like, with the protein MDETFIQRKRTAAVLGSMVVPKYCDPKTVYTPKDIQTDMLSEHGLNLSYMQAWRAKDKALQFLRGNPCDSYNKLPKYFYILEKNYPCSVVKLKKAADDCFLYAFVALCTSINGWQHCRPVVVVDGTFLKSAYMGIMLTASTMDAAGTIFPLAYAVVDSENDASWKWFFEQFKEAYGERPSMCVVSDRHESILKATSVVYPGLAHYSCMWHIWTNIRSKFKKGHLQLHELYFATARSYTLDEFNERMLKIEEVDLRVKSYLYDIGYHKWSRVHATVNRTFTMTSNIAESLNAVTKDARELPIFDLFEYMRTLLERWTKEKLSKANGTFTYLGHKYNKELEDNSTLSQKLRVRASTDHIHTVLDGVKRYIVCLENKKCSCGQFQLDELPCAHALAALRHRNETYENYCSPYYTRKSLLLTYEMPVNPLPDEDKWDVPQHILDEVVKPPAGDKRQPGRPHKERYKTFDEIKSKKYKVSCGNCGGEGHNKRTCKNAPKKK; encoded by the exons ATGGACGAAACATTCATACAGCGCAAACGTACTGCAGCAGTACTTGGTAGCATGGTCGTTCCAAAATATTGTGATCCTAAGACTGTTTACACACCAAAAGACATACAAACTGACATGTTATCCGAACATGGACTGAACCTAAGCTACATGCAAGCATGGAGAGCAAAGGATAAAGCTTTACAGTTTTTGAGAGGGAATCCGTGTGACTCCTACAACaaattacccaaatatttttatattcttgagaagaattatccttgtTCTGTTGTTAAATTGAAGAAGGCAGCAGATGATTGCTTCTTATACGCATTTGTTGCTCTTTGTACATCAATAAATGGTTGGCAACATTGTAGGCCGGTAGTAGTGGTTGATGGGACATTCTTAAAGTCAGCCTACATGGGGATTATGCTGACAGCAAGCACCATGGATGCAGCAG GTACTATTTTTCCCTTGGCATATGCTGTGGTTGATTCTGAAAACGACGCGTCTTGGAAgtggttctttgagcaattcaaggaGGCATATGGTGAAAGACCTTCAATGTGTGTTGTTTCAGATAGGCATGAGAGTATACTGAAGGCAACATCAGTTGTCTATCCAGGATTGGCACACTACTCTTGCATGTGGCATATATGGACAAATATAAGGTCAAAATTCAAGAAGGGACATCTACAATTACATGAATTGTACTTTGCTACAGCACGGTCATACACTctggatgaatttaatgaaaggatgTTGAAGATTGAAGAGGTAGATCTGCGTGTAAAGTCTTACCTATATGATATTGGGTATCATAAATGGTCAAGAGTACATGCAACAGTGAATAGAACTTTTACTATGACGTCAAACATTGCCGAGTCGTTGAATGCTGTAACAAAAGATGCAAGAGAGCTTCCAATATTTGATCTATTTGAGTATATGAGGACTCTTCTTGAACGTTGGACAAAAGAAAAGTTATCGAAGGCAAATGGTACTTTCACATACCTTGGTCACAAATACAACAAAGAATTGGAAGACAACAGTACATTATCTCAGAAACTAAGG gtgagggcttcaacaGATCATATACATACTGTGTTAGATGGTGTGAAGCGGTACATTGTGTGTCTAGAAAACAAGAAATGTAGCTGTGGACAATTCCAACTTGATGAACTTCCATGTGCGCATGCTTTGGCAGCATTAAGGCATAGGAATGAAACATACGAAAACTATTGCTCTCCGTATTACACAAGGAAGAGCCTTCTGCTTACCTATGAAATGCCAGTAAATCCTCTTCCTGATGAAGACAAATGGGATGTGCCACAACATATTTTGGATGAGGTAGTAAAGCCACCGGCGGGAGATAAAAGGCAGCCAGGGAGACCTCACAAGGAAAGATATAAAACATTTGATGAAATAAAGTCAAAGAAATACAAGGTGTCATGTGGCAATTGTGGAGgtgaagggcataacaaaagaaCTTGCAAGAATGCGCCGAAAAAGAAATGA